A window of the Candidatus Zymogenaceae bacterium genome harbors these coding sequences:
- a CDS encoding zinc-ribbon domain-containing protein — protein sequence MIVSCSSCGTKFNLPDEKIKPEGVKIRCTKCSTIFSVPGPESAPAVDQAPPQQPVDTGGQDEFAGGEDMGMDVGGGSDFDMDDDVTAGGEGMDDTAGFDEGLDDGMDDDFGDGITDDSDAGFGDDLMNDIDADIDFGLDDGGAGVPGEGSGGLDDDGLAIDDDLGMDDVGGGDSLLDDDLGMDD from the coding sequence ATGATTGTTTCCTGCAGCAGTTGCGGTACGAAGTTTAACCTGCCGGATGAAAAAATAAAACCGGAAGGTGTGAAGATCCGCTGCACGAAATGCTCGACTATTTTCAGCGTCCCTGGACCGGAATCGGCGCCCGCGGTTGATCAGGCTCCTCCTCAGCAGCCGGTCGACACCGGCGGACAGGATGAATTTGCCGGCGGCGAAGATATGGGGATGGATGTGGGGGGTGGTTCCGATTTTGACATGGACGATGACGTCACGGCGGGTGGCGAGGGGATGGACGACACCGCCGGTTTCGACGAAGGCCTGGATGACGGGATGGACGATGATTTTGGAGACGGTATAACGGATGACTCCGACGCCGGTTTCGGCGATGATCTGATGAATGATATCGACGCCGATATTGATTTCGGCTTGGATGACGGCGGCGCCGGTGTTCCCGGAGAAGGATCCGGCGGTTTGGATGACGACGGTCTGGCGATTGATGATGATTTGGGCATGGACGACGTCGGCGGGGGAGACAGCCTCCTCGATGATGATTTGGGCATGGACGACG